In Debaryomyces hansenii CBS767 chromosome A complete sequence, a genomic segment contains:
- a CDS encoding DEHA2D14784p (similar to CA4619|IPF5756 Candida albicans IPF5756 unknown function) — MSHPAASVKSIFSGKMNIDTPDELEPYEYSNNNSYDNFSQNDVENDDMSSKLSQESNYSVNSKNLKALANMQPNGKANENQFYNQDSYTNVSILSSGSDYQQNYVSSSVNSPNVALSSESIEDMNHNLLPFESCSRPLSRNSTTSCLSTTATKDGIEGKKLHRYGPTQYSSNIIANMIQNSNSYPPPPPPHQSRHNYTNTGMEKINLLNTDPINHDP; from the exons ATGTCACATCCAGCAGCTAGTGTTAAATCTATATTTAGTGGGAAGATGAATATAGATACGCCCGATGAGTTAGAGCCGTACGAATAttcgaataataatagttatGACAATTTCTCACAGAATGATGTCGAAAACGATGATATGTCGTCGAAACTTAGCCAGGAATCCAATTATAGTGTCAACtcgaagaatttgaagGCTTTGGCTAACATGCAGCCTAATGGGAAGGCGAACGAAAATCAGTTTTATAACCAAGATTCGTACACCAATGTGTCAATATTATCTTCGGGAAGCGACTACCAGCAAAATTACGTGAGCTCGAGTGTAAACTCGCCGAATGTGGCGTTAAGTTctgaatcaattgaagatatGAACCATAATTTGCTCCCCTTTGAATCATGTTCCAGGCCATTATCCCGTAATTCTACGACATCGTGTCTTTCGACTACGGCTACTAAGGATGGGATCGAGGGTAAGAAGTTGCACAGATATGGCCCCACGCAGTATTCGAGCAATATTATTGCGAACATGATCCAGAATTCGAATCTGTATCCACCCCCGCCTCCACCACATCAGAGTAGGCATAACTATACGAATACAGGAATG GAAAAGatcaatttgttgaatacTGACCCCATAAACCATGATCCATAA
- a CDS encoding DEHA2D14696p (similar to uniprot|Q08282 Saccharomyces cerevisiae YOL141W PPM2 Putative carboxyl methyl transferase has similarity to Ppm1p but biochemical activity not yet demonstrated): MPEGSLDKNQLARQRKKIEKDRRRKQYDDLQVQGTNNSSIVSKRSVEMIYTSKLNPEMGEWFKYFVKKPKRRSPAINRGYWIRMESIKQMILRIIASREDPNQEVTIINLGCGFDPLPFQLLSQFAKTDSNLKLRFLDVDYPELIANKLEMIKGSPEILSILGEEINDVSIEKSVVPFSSENYKLVGCDLKDGNLYDQQLNHLLGNSSCVKIFVAEVSLAYMKPEYANPIIEHSAKLDNSHFLILEQILPAGEFHAFAQKMLYHFNHLRSPLQCVQTYPLKIDQMNRFKKYYPNVEIKDLYENWKFLIDDEMKRKIRDIEAFDEWEEFIIFCQHYIIVHATNSSVCIYDDKPASQKELDEPCTSVKVSYQESNNSDLLQLKFPAVCAIGNEVLINGGLFQARTEKTLSFKKNNLEVKNVGGDEPGPRMCHTLTALNDKESILIGGRSKPEEYFLDVYKLDGDQWTKLEDLPNKRSRHSAVKLSDQDILIFGGLKEEHEDMSDKLFILYNCKSQQYKALKVEGCIPNLSSCSMVYNDQLKFGLILGGMIDTTVPTVNDRLYKFVIKDDTLVVDIIYQHSHLSRVSCQSRLLPNNKLLIIGGISPLEIFNQHDTIILFDIITSKLHPIEIDRDIWENHPPIFIGFGKAELENSVICIGGGAVCYSFGSCYNGIYKLDYDLNN, from the coding sequence ATGCCTGAAGGTTCTTTAGATAAGAATCAATTAGCTAGACAGCgcaaaaaaattgaaaaagatagAAGAAGGAAACAATATGATGATTTGCAGGTCCAAggaacaaataattcatctatTGTGTCGAAAAGATCAGTTGAGATGATTTATACATCAAAATTGAACCCTGAAATGGGAGAGTGGTTCAAGTATTTTGTCAAAAAGCCAAAAAGAAGATCTCCTGCTATTAATCGAGGATATTGGATAAGAATGGAATCAATTAAAcaaatgattttgagaaTAATTGCATCTAGAGAAGATCCTAATCAAGAAGTTACCATAATAAATTTAGGGTGTGGTTTTGATCCGTTACCATTCCAATTATTATCCCAGTTTGCAAAGACTGATagtaatttgaaattgcGTTTTCTAGATGTCGATTACCCTGAATTAATTGCAAATAAGTTAGAAATGATTAAAGGTTCGCCGGAAATTTTGTCCATATTGGGggaagaaattaatgatgtCTCGATCGAGAAGTCAGTTGTGCCTTTTCTGAGTGAAAATTATAAGTTAGTTGGATGTGATTTAAAAGACGGTAATTTATATGATCAAcaattgaatcatttgCTTGGAAATTCGTCATGCGTTAAGATATTTGTCGCCGAAGTTTCGCTAGCATACATGAAACCAGAATATGCAAATCCTATTATTGAACATTCAGCTAAATTGGATAATTCTCACTTCTTAATATTGGAGCAAATTTTACCGGCTGGTGAATTCCATGCATTCGCTCAAAAGATGTTATATCATTTCAACCATTTAAGAAGCCCATTACAATGTGTACAGACATATCCATTAAAAATAGATCAGATGAATCGTTTTAAGAAGTACTATCCTAATGTTGAAATTAAGGATTTATACGAGAATTGGAAATTTCTCATCGACGATGAAATGAAACGTAAAATTCGTGACATTGAAGCATTTGATGAATGGGAAGAattcataatattttgccagcattatattattgtacATGCTACCAACAGTTCGGTTTGTATTTACGACGACAAGCCAGCTTCACAAAAAGAGCTTGATGAACCATGTACTTCAGTTAAAGTTTCTTATCAGGAATCGAATAATTCAGATCTAttgcaattgaaatttcCAGCTGTTTGCGCAATAGGTAATGAAGTCTTAATAAATGGAGGCTTGTTCCAGGCTCGTACGGAAAAAACATTAtccttcaagaaaaataatcttGAAGTAAAGAACGTCGGGGGAGACGAGCCAGGACCAAGGATGTGTCATACGTTGACTGCGCTCAATGATAAGGAATCAATACTAATCGGAGGAAGGTCTAAACCCGAAGAGTATTTTCTAGATGTCTATAAATTGGATGGAGACCAGTGGActaaattagaagatttaCCAAACAAGAGGTCTAGACATTCAGCCGTGAAGTTATCGGACCAggatatattgatatttggaggtttgaaagaagaacatGAAGACATGAGTGACAAACTATTCATATTGTACAATTGTAAAAGCCAACAATACAAGGCATTAAAAGTTGAAGGTTGCATCCCCAACTTATCCAGCTGTTCTATGGTCTACAATGACCAGTTGAAGTTCGGACTTATACTAGGTGGTATGATAGATACAACAGTTCCAACTGTTAATGACCGCTTGTACAAATTTGTCATCAAAGACGATACCTTGGTAGTAGACATCATTTACCAACACTCGCACCTACTGAGAGTATCATGCCAAAGCAGACTCTTacctaataataaattgctTATTATAGGTGGAATATCGCCGTTGGAAATATTCAACCAGCATGACactattattctttttgatataattaCTTCCAAGTTGCAtccaattgaaattgaccGTGATATTTGGGAGAACCATCCACCAATTTTTATCGGGTTTGGAAAAGCCGAACTTGAAAATTCTGTTATATGTATCGGCGGAGGTGCCGTGTGCTATTCATTTGGTAGTTGCTACAACGGTATCTATAAACTTGATTATGATCTCAATAACTAA
- a CDS encoding DEHA2D14762p (weakly similar to uniprot|P53296 Saccharomyces cerevisiae YGR177C ATF2 Alcohol acetyltransferase may play a role in steroid detoxification), giving the protein MSQNHHTRKLGFLEKYYVCRNVEWYKEDICVTAQYNQHIDEVLLSNALRSLILKNTVFALNVYRDGDPQYDAKMNGDNFTVRPVEKIAFSDVVSFKDIDESFGVVELNALSEEVSPVNDTRPLWRLKVYKSSSSKKQYVTFHCDHTFFDGLSAAQFHKDLIVEFGIYSGDAALKFQETLFDYTEDKSKLPDILDSPDKIVDLYNPGILFSLSAIVQSMLLPKWLADGFWSLFSTNAEQKPLYTHLPVQKGAKSNQRHVNIKPDDVKRLRAFCRSQSTTLTPYITAIAMYALQETVFPVVSNSQCSFQVDIPIDGRRYFPDKANDTKYGIYVGAFSCKMGPVSKSTGSYDDLKVPINTLTTQLSSSMADNSPFRYFGLLKYVNCWSFLASKIGQTDSRSTLEVSNLGLHSISHDNWSIENLWFNQTNGILNHFCLSLIATESNGLNLSTSYLADLDMVQTSSRKLVIDEFMALFTTKLLEHI; this is encoded by the coding sequence ATGAGTCAAAATCACCATACCAGAAAGCTTGGGTTTCTTGAGAAGTATTATGTCTGTAGAAATGTCGAATGGtataaagaagatatttGTGTTACCGCACAATATAATCAACATATTGACGAAGTATTACTATCTAATGCTCTTCGatcattaattttgaaaaatactGTGTTTGCTTTGAATGTTTACCGGGATGGGGACCCGCAATACGATGCAAAAATGAATGGAGACAATTTTACAGTTAGACCGGTGGAGAAAATTGCATTCAGTGACGTGGTAAGCTTCAAGGATATAGATGAGCTGTTCGGAGTTGTGGAATTGAATGCATTGTCGGAGGAGGTAAGTCCTGTTAATGATACGAGGCCATTGTGGAGACTAAAGGTTTACAAATCCTCTTCTAGCAAGAAACAATACGTTACGTTCCATTGTGACCATACGTTTTTCGATGGCCTATCTGCAGCTCAATTCCATAAAGACTTGattgttgaatttggaATCTATTCTGGGGATGCTGCTTTAAAGTTCCAGGAGACGTTGTTCGATTACACAGAAGATAAAAGCAAATTACCAGATATTCTTGACAGTCCGGACAAGATTGTTGATCTATACAATCCAGGTATTCTATTTTCGTTGCTGGCAATTGTACAGAGCATGCTTTTGCCAAAATGGCTAGCCGATGGCTTCTGGTCGCTCTTTTCAACCAATGCGGAACAGAAACCGCTTTACACCCACTTGCCGGTTCAAAAGGGAGCCAAATCGAACCAAAGACATGTCAATATCAAGCCAGACGACGTGAAACGACTCCGTGCGTTTTGTAGGTCGCAGAGTACTACCTTGACCCCATATATTACAGCAATTGCCATGTACGCTCTCCAAGAGACCGTTTTCCCCGTCGTGTCGAATAGCCAGTGTTCGTTCCAAGTGGACATCCCTATAGATGGAAGAAGATACTTCCCTGACAAGGCAAACGATACCAAATATGGTATCTATGTTGGCGCTTTCTCATGCAAGATGGGTCCCGTATCTAAGTCTACAGGCTCTTACGATGACTTGAAAGTCCCCATCAACACCCTCACGACACAGTTATCCTCTAGCATGGCCGATAATTCGCCCTTCAGGTACTTTGGGCTCCTAAAGTACGTCAATTGCTGGAGCTTTCTAGCCAGTAAGATTGGCCAAACCGATTCGCGACTGACTCTCGAGGTGTCGAACCTTGGGCTTCACCTGATTTCTCATGACAATTGGTCCATCGAGAATCTTTGGTTTAACCAAACAAACGGTATCCTCAACCACTTCTGCCTTTCATTAATTGCTACTGAGTCAAATGGCCTCAACTTGCTGACTAGTTATCTCGCAGATCTTGACATGGTCCAAACCTCGCTGCGAAAACTCGTCATCGACGAATTCATGGCTTTGTTTACTACAAAACTCTTGGAACATATTTAG
- a CDS encoding DEHA2D14740p (similar to uniprot|P20050 Saccharomyces cerevisiae YIL072W HOP1 Meiosis-specific DNA binding protein that displays Red1p dependent localization to the unsynapsed axial-lateral elements of the synaptonemal complex), with amino-acid sequence MIITMQTQLKGVELKQEISTKQSQALVKDLVSISLNCITFLRNIFGDDNYVDRKFICTENPNIKSGFVKTKHLVEGISKEADMFKNWIDCGVHNAISLQYLSALQFGIYIDENQPEKLSETYIFKFDYNNGNISFGINDEDKCEPLSELTAREKVQQLIKRLIVLTQTFGPLPEKKHISVRLLFNEKCPRDYQPSFFKDASDLESPTITVDVGNSSDNIGTLDTGHDKVNIKILTNVGIQITNPLNLDPFDIIEDNDNHDPHKFENQIEFPKANNSLSLNKYLFSNKPDDIHSTQLVPPSQSYYSGNFRLTCECNCWTSASRIKLSMKGFAILTCRTCQRQVHSCCYGMNHSKPIKKSVHTFKCYSCMLDTDSLDEDLILLMRLRYLWKYMSCYDIPESLDLFYEIFSLTTMAEDDVVRKMLNKLFHDKILMVLDEPVIVRGNKNAMGTGYLTPTIDLLLDNKGNSLVKNHIYNIAFTPTLKSPKSMCHTDKQVFYFPDTYNTKSNILSLLKEFKTSLLKNQEFDDDPIESSSPIFNTKTMENRGEIMKPVDQTRTSHANESLVDEDMDELSFEDSLNFLSQPANNQDSEGVNFLQDKVNHVHVSTSKRKLDSSSIINYKVKNRKISVNDDTCF; translated from the coding sequence ATGATCATTACAATGCAAACACAATTAAAAGGCGTTGAATTGAAGCAAGAAATTAGTACCAAACAATCCCAAGCACTTGTAAAAGATTTGGTGTCAATTTCGTTAAATTGTATTACATTCTTGAGAAACATCTTTGGTGACGATAACTATGTTGATAGGAAGTTTATTTGCACTGAAAACCCTAATATTAAGAGTGGTTTTGTCAAAACAAAACACTTAGTCGAAGGTATTTCCAAGGAGGCAGATATGTTCAAGAATTGGATTGATTGTGGTGTACATAATGCTATCAGTTTGCAATATTTACTGGCGCTTCAATTCGGTATTTATATCGATGAGAATCAACCAGAAAAATTGAGTGAAACGTACATCTTCAAGTTTGATTACAATAATGGAAATATCTCATTTGGtataaatgatgaagacaaATGTGAACCGTTGCTGGAGTTGACTGCTCGTGAGAAAGTACAGCAACTAATCAAACGATTAATTGTCTTGACTCAAACCTTCGGACCTTTACCAGAAAAAAAACATATATCCGTtagattattatttaatgaaaaatgtcCTAGAGATTATCAGCCTTCCTTTTTCAAGGACGCATCAGACTTAGAATCCCCTACTATAACAGTTGATGTGGGCAATTCGAGTGACAATATCGGCACTCTCGATACTGGCCATGATAAAGtgaatattaaaattcTAACGAATGTGGGGATACAGATCACAAACCCACTTAATTTGGATCCATTTGACATAAtagaagataatgataatcATGACCCACATAAGTTTGAAAACCAAATTGAGTTCCCTAAAGCTAATAATTCGCTATCTTTgaacaaatatttattttccaaCAAACCAGATGATATTCACTCTACTCAGCTTGTTCCTCCGTCGCAACTGTATTACTCAGGAAATTTCAGGCTAACTTGCGAATGTAATTGTTGGACGTCTGCCTCGCGCATTAAACTATCGATGAAGGGTTTTGCAATTCTAACTTGTCGCACTTGCCAGAGACAGGTGCATTCATGCTGTTATGGAATGAATCATTCGAAGCCCATTAAAAAGTCTGTTCATACTTTCAAATGCTATTCATGTATGTTAGATACCGATTCGCTcgatgaagatttgataCTCTTGATGAGATTGAGATACTTGTGGAAATACATGTCCTGTTATGATATTCCTGAACTGCTTGACTTAttttatgaaattttcagTTTGACTACCATGGCTGAGGATGATGTGGTCCGAAAAATGTTGAATAAACTATTCCATGATAAAATTCTAATGGTATTAGATGAGCCTGTTATAGTCAGAGGAAACAAGAATGCAATGGGAACAGGATATTTGACACCAACTATAGATTTGCTATTAGACAATAAAGGAAACTCACTTGTCaaaaatcatatttataACATAGCCTTTACCCCCACTCTTAAATCTCCAAAATCAATGTGCCATACTGATAAGCAAGTGTTTTATTTCCCAGATACGTATAATACAAAAAGTAACATTCTTAGTTTATTGAAGGAGTTCAAGACCAGcttattgaagaatcaagaatttgatgatgatcCAATCGAATCAAGCAGTCCCATTTTTAATACCAAAACTATGGAAAATAGAGGAGAAATTATGAAACCGGTGGATCAAACTAGAACTAGTCATGCCAATGAAAGTCTAGTTGATGAGGATATGGATGAATTGTCATTTGAAGATTCGTTAAATTTTCTCTCTCAACCGGCTAACAATCAAGACTCGGAGGGTGTTAACTTTTTGCAAGATAAAGTAAATCACGTACATGTGCTGACATCCAAGAGAAAGTTGGATAGTAGTCTGATAATAAACTATAAAGTCAAAAACCGGAAAATTAGTGTGAATGATGATACATGTTTTTAA
- a CDS encoding exosome complex component RRP40 (similar to uniprot|Q08285 Saccharomyces cerevisiae YOL142W RRP40 Ribosomal RNA Processing), with protein sequence MVSNIVIPGDGILNDTNTTKTTIGPGIYKNPQTQEIIPASAGILNVKTNKQNTNTVIFTDSNSKRYIPQTNDFVIGIIVGVFGESYKVQLQDFSTSVQLSMMAFPNASKKNRPNLKIGQAVYARVSQAIPEIDTELECIDPITGKEGGFGLLDESGYIFNINLNFARELLFNQSSVFLEKLSTKCKFEIAIGINGKVWLKCGDGIKKQTNDAEDDDKEKSSSSARDLRATLAACRFLTKCQHINPSQIDIELKEAFKHF encoded by the coding sequence ATGGTGTCCAATATAGTTATACCGGGAGATGGTATTTTAAATGATACGAATACTACCAAAACCACAATAGGTCCAGGTATATATAAGAACCCTCAAACCCAAGAAATAATTCCAGCATCAGCTGGGATCTTGAATGTTAAAActaataaacaaaatacaAACACAGTCATATTCACAGATTCTAATTCGAAGAGATATATACCGCAAACTAACGATTTTGTTATTGGCATCATTGTGGGTGTTTTTGGTGAAAGCTATAAAGTCCAGTTGCAAGACTTTTCAACGAGTGTTCAATTGTCGATGATGGCTTTTCCTAATGCGTCCAAGAAAAACAGGccaaatttgaagattggTCAAGCAGTGTATGCTAGAGTTTCACAAGCAATCCCGGAAATAGACACAGAACTAGAATGTATTGATCCTATTACCGGTAAAGAAGGCGGGTTTGGATTGTTGGACGAGTCTGGttacattttcaatattaatttaaactTTGCAAGAGAATTACTATTCAACCAAAGTTCAGTATTTCTTGAGAAGCTATCTACGAAATGTAAATTCGAAATTGCTATTGGTATAAATGGCAAAGTTTGGTTAAAATGCGGTGATGGTATTAAAAAACAGACTAATGATGCtgaggatgatgataagGAAAAGAGCTCAAGCTCAGCAAGAGATTTAAGGGCAACTTTAGCAGCTTGCAGATTTTTGACAAAGTGCCAACATATAAATCCTAGCCAAATAGATatagaattgaaagaagcCTTCAAACATTTCTGA
- a CDS encoding DEHA2D14674p (similar to CA4611|IPF10727 Candida albicans IPF10727 unknown function), with the protein MAIDRGVKDGSDTSKIASDNSNFACKKSGTPIDTPVKNIEDEIPPGFPFRPSLLKDDNKNLLSLKFINKPSRSKDLFAQASDPTRANSILNSHISNESGTTSEGDTADTSPSNENNENHRLVRKKSGEFLRSSLKDSRNNSYFDKKRSRSLPTTPTYKQVHFGGDNDIIYFKKKDRPAAISASNSPTLRGVEGGFRKLQMGSEDEDDDDDGDYEDDYANLDHDDDCFTLDLSSSGSTTFPGAGHEKSVLWDLQLPNFPPLSYDRQIKIRKSPVFLERIFISVDKKFLLGHIAAKNLAFEKFITVRYTLDNWCTIVEIPTIYAPDSPKILKSNNYDRFIFRIPLDSLFNSFRMPRSNDQSCNKSQEQHYSLCIKYNTNFLEFWDNNESRNYDFNLIKITKSKKTSSSKIGEHNNKPKYSSSYLKRRVSDSQLEMQPKKSEENIENKSSDFSNGSDFVNNDFYLSSPLLSSLNNSNYENDFLHNYSTDTLTSYRSPSKNFSQGQDEGYDPIHNKDDINASEDDKSFRTKMLDTKSYKELLDTYCFFSTSPEDDTNSSDILLSSTPPRSSLSTGSDKNEILKESSNIVESNGNNSPSVRDDSTPKKVNSNSNKERSNGNNNSLTVSSILKA; encoded by the coding sequence ATGGCAATTGACAGGGGCGTTAAGGACGGATCCGACACGAGTAAAATTGCTAgtgataattcaaattttgcTTGCAAAAAATCCGGAACTCCCATTGATACACCTgtgaagaatattgaagatgaaatacCACCGGGATTCCCATTCAGACCAAGCCTTCTTAAGGATGATAACAAGAACTTgttatcattgaaatttataaaCAAACCTAGTCGATCCAAAGATTTATTTGCTCAAGCTTCAGACCCTACCCGTGCTAATAGCATTTTAAATTCCCATATATCAAATGAATCGGGTACTACAAGTGAAGGGGACACAGCAGATACATCCCCTAGCAATGAAAACAATGAGAATCACAGATTGGTACGGAAGAAATCAGGCGAGTTTTTAAGACTGTCGTTAAAGGATAGTCGAAACAAttcatattttgataagaaGAGATCGCGATCCTTGCCAACAACTCCAACCTATAAACAAGTACATTTTGGTGGAGACAAcgatataatatatttcaagaagaaagataGACCAGCGGCGATTTCTGCATCGAATTCACCTACTTTGCGTGGTGTGGAAGGGGGCTTTAGAAAGTTACAAATGGGGagtgaagatgaagacgatgatgacgatggTGATTACGAAGATGATTATGCGAACTTGGACCATGATGACGATTGCTTTACCCTTGACTTAAGCTCGTCGGGATCAACAACTTTTCCCGGTGCCGGTCATGAAAAATCGGTATTATGGGATTTGCAATTACCAAACTTTCCACCGTTATCATACGATCGTCAAATAAAAATCAGAAAGTCGCCAGTTTTTTTGGAACGTATATTTATTAGTGTTGATAAGAAGTTCTTGCTCGGCCATATTGCGGCCAAGAACCTAGCGTTTGAAAAGTTTATTACCGTTAGGTATACTTTGGATAATTGGTGCacaattgttgaaattcCCACAATCTATGCTCCTGATAGCCcaaaaatcttgaaatcCAACAATTATGATAGATTTATCTTTCGAATTCCGCTAGATTCCTTATTCAATAGTTTTAGGATGCCGAGAAGTAATGATCAAAGTTGCAACAAATCCCAAGAACAGCATTACAGTCTTTgtatcaaatataataccaATTTCCTTGAATTTTGGGACAACAACGAATCTAGAAACtatgattttaatttaatcaaGATAACGAAATCGAAAAAAACAAGCTCCTCAAAGATTGGAGAACATAATAACAAACCTAAGTATTCGTCTTCATACTTAAAGAGAAGAGTATCAGACTCACAACTAGAGATGCAACCAAAGAAATCAGAAGAAAACATCGAAAATAAATCGTCCGATTTCTCAAATGGTAGCGACTTTGTCAATAATGACTTTTACTTACTGTCTCCATTGTTATCAAGCCTTaacaattcaaattatgAAAACGATTTTTTACATAATTATTCTACTGACACCTTAACTTCATATCGATCACCATCAAAAAACTTTTCTCAAGGACAGGATGAAGGTTATGATCCAATTcataataaagatgatattaatgCAAGCGAAGATGATAAGTCATTCAGAACCAAAATGTTGGACACGAAATCTTATAAGGAGTTGCTTGATACATATTGCTTTTTTTCTACAAGCCCCGAGGATGATACAAACTCTTCCGACATTTTATTGTCGCTGACTCCACCTAGAAGTTCATTATCTACTGGTTCGGACAAAAATgagatattgaaagaatcaTCGAATATCGTTGAATCAAATGGTAATAATTCTCCATCAGTGAGAGATGATTCAACTCCCAAAAAGGTCAATTCTAATTCCAATAAGGAAAGGTCTAATggcaataataattctttaacgGTATCCTCGATATTGAAAGCTTAA